From Gemmatimonadota bacterium, the proteins below share one genomic window:
- a CDS encoding SRPBCC family protein: MKELYAEIDIEASAERVWQVLTDFAAYPEWNPFMRSISGTLEQGGGSGCGCSRRTADP; the protein is encoded by the coding sequence ATGAAGGAGCTGTATGCGGAGATCGACATCGAGGCCTCTGCCGAGCGAGTCTGGCAGGTGCTGACGGACTTCGCGGCCTACCCGGAATGGAACCCCTTCATGCGCTCGATTTCCGGGACTCTCGAGCAAGGGGGAGGTTCAGGGTGCGGATGCAGCCGGCGGACCGCCGACCCATGA
- a CDS encoding SRPBCC domain-containing protein has translation MTFGPRLLEVRPPTRLGWLGHFLVPGVFDGRHSFEIIPGPHHHLTFVQRERFTGVLVSLLANVVEHNTLRSFHEMNAALKVRAEGGAQAP, from the coding sequence ATGACGTTTGGGCCGCGGCTGCTGGAAGTGAGGCCGCCCACGCGGCTGGGCTGGCTGGGGCACTTCCTGGTGCCCGGGGTGTTCGACGGCCGGCACAGCTTCGAGATCATACCCGGCCCGCACCACCACCTGACGTTCGTGCAGCGCGAGCGGTTCACGGGGGTGCTGGTGTCGCTCCTGGCCAATGTCGTCGAGCATAACACGCTGCGGTCGTTCCACGAGATGAACGCGGCGCTCAAGGTGCGAGCGGAGGGTGGAGCGCAGGCTCCATGA